The sequence below is a genomic window from Lycium ferocissimum isolate CSIRO_LF1 chromosome 9, AGI_CSIRO_Lferr_CH_V1, whole genome shotgun sequence.
aaaaaaaaaaaaagatacaaaaTCTCTATCAAGAATATTGATGAAGGTGAACTCACCAAATTCATAACACCTATTTATAAGCACACCCCACAGTGAAGCAACCTTTTATCGCACCCCACGGTGAAGCAAACCACCCGTATTATGGAAAAGGTTGCTTTCATTAACTCAACATCCTGGTACTTTGACCAGAAAAGTTTAATGTTCAACCAATAAAAACTTGATTGCAAGAAAAACATTATCACTTGCTTGCCTTGCAGATGCACTTTTACAGTTAAAGGAGAGAGGGAGGGAAATAGAGAAATAAGTCTGACAAAAGAAGCAGGAAATTTAAATGTATACACTGTATAAAGTGGGTGACAGTAAATAATCTCTTTTTAtcgaatatttattttatttatgccATTTCTCATAATTGAGGTGTTTGaagttttcaaaaataatttaccGCTCGGATAAAAATTTATCGGCACGTGATagatacataaattttattaatttatcataattatgtaAAATGTCAAAGTAATACTGATCCCCTCCCAATTTATGTAAATATGTTGACACGAattttaggaaggaaaaaaaacttttgaaactttaatttaaaataagtcTTAGAAACTTATGACTATAAATTACCTCATcgagaataaaatgaaaagtttaaaattaaaaaaatatttttaactgactaaaaaaagaaaaagtgacacgtaaattgaaacggagaaaATAGTAATATGTATTGATATATTTTTGATATAGTGATAATAGGTTAGTATAAAATGGGTAGTATAAAATGGGTGATAGTAAAGTTTTATGGTAAAATACTTACCTACATTGGGTTTACACCAAACTAATGCAATTTATCATGGTTAAGTGATTTAtgaaggcatatatatatatatacacatatatattaattaattaattaatcatggttaagtgataattataaatattcaAACACATGTCACATCTCcattgatttggtgtaaacactTGTATAAGTTTTACCCTATTGATCCTTTGTACTATAGTAATTCCATTTTCTAAGGCAAGAATAGCTTTGGTCTATATCACTGTACTTTTTTGAGGTGACATGACTTGTATAAATTAGTAAAGTTTGACCCTGGGACTTAGAAATTTTGACTGCACAATTTAAACAATCTTGTAAGCCATCGTTCAGTATGACTGGAAATAAATTCTATCAACGCCAGGATTGAACTAATTTAATTAGATATTGGTCTATTCTCTCCAAACACATTAGAGCTTCATCTATCATATCATCTGTCTTATTAACCAAAGTACTCCATTTGTTTCATGTTTGATTGACAGGAATTTAACAAGTTACTTTAGaatgtttttgatttttttaatcctATAGACTAAACATAACGTCGAAGTGATGTGGAATGATATTACTCCTGTTAGCTAATAGTATCAAACAATTTGAAACTtctaaaatgaaagaaaaagtcaTATAAATTGCAATAGAAAGAGTATTCGCCCATTTTCACTTTGTAATATTCAAATCAGGTGAACTTTGGATGTCAATAGTATACTTTTTCACCGTGTTGCTACAAAGAGAATTGCAATTTATggtatttttgtatatcaaaTGATATAAGAATTGTTCTTTAACTAATGAACTAATATTATGAATTAGGCAAGGAGGCAGGGTGATTTTAGGAAGGGGCGGGGGGGTCTGAGGTAAGGGTCGATCTGATCCCAAATATTAGTGGATATCGGATGATAAATTTAGACCATTTCACATTGTTCGGGAATAAATTTGGACCTTTGCTTCACATTACTTGGTCTCAACTTGAACTTCAATCATTATGtttttcaaatataatttacatatttaacaGTTATTTAAATAAAAGTAATACGCATTATATATTACAATAAAATGGAtcataattcttttaaaaaaaattcctactccctccgtcctaatttaAATAGGCGTTTGGTCATATataccaaaaacaaattcacttttttgaaatttttgaagttggagttggagttgtgtttggccatagtttttgaaattgtagttgtaaaaaagtgaaaaaagtaatttttttttttaaaaacaagttttttgagtttctggtattccggaatacaactttaagttgtattcggaatatttatggccaaacacccaaaagtgaaaaaaaattctggaaaaaaatgaataatttttatggtcaAACAGCACCAAagtattttactttcttttttgatcTGTTCTTAAATTCTATAGTAAATccaagtaagacacttaaatagCGCGGAAAGtataataatttaagaaaattaaaatatgcgTAAAAGAATGAGCAAAGTTAGATGAGATGAGTCAACAATAGCAGTATCATCCATCATTTCCTGATTTTCCCTCTTCCCTTCAACACAAAAACCCTTCTCCACTGATAATAAACCTCGCAAAGATTGAATCAAAACAGCAAACAATGGAAACTCAATCCGACGGCACAGACGAAGTGAGCACGATAAAAGAGCTCCGTCAACAACACGAAAGCCGTATTCAAACCCTACACAACACCCAACTCGAACTCATCTCCTCATTACAGCAAACCATACTCCCCAACATCGTCTCTTCCTTAGACCTCTCACTCCAAACCATCTCATCCATCAATGGCAAGCCCTTCACCCCATTACCCACCACCCTCCCTAACACCCCCAACCCTAATCTACACGTCCCGAAAATCAGTGCCCCACGTGTTACGGAACTTTCTAGAAGTAGCAGTGACAAGGAGAGAATGGTAATTGATGAATGTGGTGGGCCATTGTTGGTTGTTAGGGCTATGGTTGCTGTGTGTTTGTTGGAGAGAGTGCCGTTTAGTGCTATTGATTCGTCGACGTTGTTGAGGAAGTTGGAGAATGATTCGTCGAATATGGAGGCTGAGAAGGCGGCGATTAGGGAGTTAGGTGGGGAGTCGGGAGCGATAATGGCCGTTGAAATGGCGTTGAAATCGATGGCGGAGGATAACGGTTGTGTGGAGTTGGAGAATTTTGTTGTTAGTGGGAAATCTAGGATTATGGTGTTGAATATTGATAGGACTAGGTTGTTGAAAGAATTGCCCGAAAGTAAGCAAAATGAGGGGGGAAATCggaatagtaatagtaatagtaatcaAGAAATGGTGAAAAGAGTGAGTGATAATAATGGTGGAGGGGTTTTTGGAATGTGGGACCATCATCCACATATGCAGGGTATGATGTTTCCGGGGAATATGGTGGGACCGAGAGGCGGGCATAGAGGAATGGTGGGTATGATGGGGATGCCGAGAGGTGTTGGTGTTCCACCACCGATGCCTAGACCACCAATGGGGCCGGTTttaggaggaggaggaggaaattCTATTGCTTTGTTGAAACCTAAGTCggaagaagatgaaatgaagGATTTAGAGAATATGTTGAATAAGAAAAGTTTTAAGGAATTGCAGAAATCGAAAACCGGAGAGGAGTTGTTGGACCTTATTCATCGGCCAACTGCCAAGGAATCTGCTGTCGCTGCAAGGGTATTGGAAAAttctacttttttatttttatttcaaagacTTTGTTTGATAATGTTATTGAGAAAATGGATGCTGACTTATAAAGATATAAATTTCTCACAGATATAATGAATTGATTAAGTTGCATTCTTTGGTACAATGCATTATGGAAATAAGTGAAATTTGCTACGTCGTGCCTATTTCATATTTCTACTTCAATTGCAGTGTGCCTAAATTCATTTTTTCGTTTCCCTAACTTTGTCTTTTTTGCCTTTTAATTGAAATGGGTTCACTTATCCATATTGTTTGAATTTCCTCTGTTGCTCCTGCTGCACATGTTTTCTTATCTCTTGTTTTGTTGCTAGAGCTTTTGTAGTGCATTAGCTCATATTAATTGATGCCTTTTTATTTAAATTGTATTCCAGTTCAAAAGCAAAGGTGGTTCCCAGGTGAAGGAATATTGTTCAGCTTTAACAAAGGAAGATTGTCGACGCCAAGCTGGTTCCTACATTGCTTGTGATAAGGTTAGACCAAGTCATTTTAGGTGTCACTGCTCTAACTAtcttatgatattttgaagttttaaaattgTTACTATTTGTTTTGAACATAGAATAGTACTCCTAACCATTAATGAAGATTGTAGATGGTGTCAATTACAATGTTATTAAAGGTCATTGCTTTGTCGATTAAGTGATGCACAGCAAGGGGTTGTCGCTTCGCGGGCCAAGTTATTCATTTCAGTTAAGTGTGCGCTTCAAACAGTGACACACAAAGTGATCCAACGAGAAACAGTCGATTCTTTGATTCTCAACTTTGATGAGTTGGATTAATTTCGACATTATTGCATAGCGGATGTCAAAATTAgttatttattgaaattttgatTATCATTGTGCTAAGTTCATATAATGTATGATTGTAATTATCTGTCAACTGTGCACTTTACTTCTTGCTTTTCGCTTGAAGCCCCATGGATCTTGACGTTTTTTGTGTTTTTCGCTTTTAAGAAACACTGTTAATCATTACCTTTGTTTCGGATAGATATGCTAACTATATTATGATGTATTTTAGGTTCATTTTCGGCGAATAATTGCTGCACATACTGATGTCAACTTAGGTGATTGCTCTTTTCTTGATACTTGCCGTCACATGAAGGTGATTTCCCTGACTAACTTGTTTACACAAGGATTTGCTTATATCGGCTGGAAATAGATTCCTTACACTCATTTAATTGGCAGACATGCAAATATGTCCATTATGAGCTTGACTCGACACCAGATGTATCACCCATGATGATGGGAGCAGGTACCTTGGGCCCTCCCAAGGCTTTGAAGCCTCAGCGTGCTCATTACTGCTCAGAAGTAGAGCTTGGTGAACCACAATGGATTAATTGTGACATACGGTCATTTAGAATGGATATTTTAGGGCAATTTGGAGTTATAATGGCTGATCCACCATGGGATATTCATATGGAATTGCCTTATGGGACAATGGCTGATGATGAAATGCGTACTCTAAATGTCCCTGCACTGCAAACTGATGGTCTTATATTCCTTTGGGTCACCGGACGTGCAATGGAGCTTGGACGGGAATGGTTAGAGTCCTCCTCTCACTTTCAATTTATAAAACATCTTTTGCTAGATGTTAACAAAAAATTGACATGTATAGCCTGACCTAGATCTGTAAAATCTGAAGTATGCCCCTGCATAAGATAAAAGGCTCTCTAATTGTTTGTGCTTTTCAAGTTGATTGGAGATTGATTATAATTCTTGTAAAATGCTTTTATTAACGGTGAGTGGCTTGACTATCATTCTTGTGGAATAGCATTACTATTGATAGCATCATATGTGActttttggttgttgaattgatgtTCTAATGGGGATCCTATAAAAATGGGGCACATGCTAAAAAGCATTTCTTTGTGGATGGGTTGAGAATTTAACAACTGAAAACATGGATGGAGATAAAGATAATGCTTACTGATCTTACTGCTTACGCGCTCccacattattttttttcttaatcaggtaaataattttattaataatggGAAAGTCTCCCGTATGTTGAGTTATGCTACCTTGATGTACAATTCCTGGAACAGGATACGTTACTGCATAGTAAGATGCTTTCTCATATTGTGCGATTTTCTTTCATGAGGAAAATATTAGGATTTAAATTGTTGTTCAATTATAGCATGATATTTTAAATCGTTGTTCTATTATAGGGTGATATTAATCCTCGTTCAAATTTAAGATCTTCGATGATTTGAATTCTTGAaactatatgcatatacatatatttagaaaaataatcttatacatatatagaaagTCAGACCTAGATTACTTACCCAAAAAGAAAGTCAGACCTAATAAGGCACGCAATTGTATTGTTGATAGATATTCTCTATTTAATTAATGCAACAAAACATTAGGCGACCCCCAAGTCGTTTGGAATTGAGGAAATGCTTGCAAGATAGAAtaggatggagggagtaatataaaacatatattaTGTAGACTGTATGTACCAATACAACACTGTTTAATTGTTTTTCAAGTGAAACCGAAACCGTTGAACTGCAGAAATAAtatgattataaatttagaGAAAGGAATCAAGTTGTAATATTTTCAGGATTATATCTATGGTTGGTATTTCTTAGAAGTGTCCAAATGTAGAGGATGCTTTAGTGTCTGACGTAGTAGCATTGATGTGTATGCATGTCAATGATAATTTGAAACGCTGGCAAAAATTTCGCTCCCTTCAATCTGTTGGATACTAAGGTCCTTTCCCTGATGCGTGCAATTGTATGTGGTAGCACTTTTATGAATATCTTTCTCGATCCCCGACTTAAGAGTTTTTAGTTGGGAGGTGTCTTAAACACGTTCCAAAATATGTCTTCAACCTCCTCATATTGAAATACTAAATGCTACTTTTGGAGTGGAAGCCTTTTGATATCTTCCTATGGCGGGAGGAAAGTATTTTAAGAGAACAAGGGggtttttttcattaaaaaaaggTCTCTTGGTTGTTGGGGTTTTAGGAGATTTAATCTCCGCATAAAATCCATCATTAATTTATACATTGTTGGCTGTTACTTTTTGTTTTACTCATAAATAAAACTGGCACAAGTTATTTAGAAATAGTATTATTGTATGCGGGATACAACGTGGAATAAGAATGCGGAGGGAGATTAGTGATAAACAGATTAAAAACACTAAAATGAAAAAGGTATCTCATAATAGtaaacaaactttttttttattacaaaatTAAACACATTTTAAATTATACAGGGTATATTACTTTCTCTATTTGAATTTATGTGTCTTTCcgttttattatattaaaaaaagaatgccactttctatatttagtaactctttaatatcatcatcccatatgaAATTTTTGAGGTCACAAGCTTGAAGGGCATTTTGATTCATTACACACATATTTTATGtaggaccacaagattcaaaagtctccccTACTTTCTTATACTCGGTGttgagtcaaactaagacacacAAAATGAATCAGAGAGAGTAGTAATTGGTAATATGTCAAGTTAAACACTCAACAAAAAATAATCCCTACATTATATAAATTCTCTATCTTTttaccttttcaaaaaaaaaatccctacATTACTAATCTCTGCATAACATGGCTCTAAACGAAGCAACCCCTAAATGTATAGTTCACTTTGGTGTTGCTCAATCTTGTTCCTTCACTTGTCATGGATGATCCAGGTATACCTATCAGTTAGCACTTAGCATATTGATATGTAAAGTTGATAGTATAACATTTTACTTTTGGAACATTAAGCTTCTAGAATTTGAATACGTCTTGCTCTTTGGTTCTGTCGAACAACTGCTTGGTTTGGCTACTTCTTATTTGCATATGGAAATCTTGTGTTGTTTACCATCTGTTCTAGAGTTGTTTCAGTCAGGCATGGGCTTAGACCTTAGAGCTTGCTATATATCTATAACAATATCTTTAcctcatcaatatatatacagaaTAGGCCAGTCTGAAAATTCCCTTTATTTTTGAACCAAGCATTAGAAGCTTATAGGAAGAAAAAAAGCATTGGAAGCTTGTGTTGTTAACCTTGGGGCACATTTGACTTGTTCTAGTTGGTGGTGAAGTTAGCAGAACTCTAAAGACTCAGGTCATCCTTTGGTGTTATGTTTTCAGAATTATATAATTCCTGTTCTGTGAATAAAAGAGTTATGACTGCTAATTTCCATCACATTGATATGGTTCGTGCAGTCTAGAGCTTTGGGGTTACAAGCGTGTTGAGGAGATCATTTGGGTTAAGACCAATCAACTTCAGCGAATCATCAGAACGGGCAGGACAGGCCATTGGCTCAATCACAGCAAGGAACATTGCCTTGTTGGAATAAAGGGAAATCCAGAGGTGAACAGGAATATTGACACTGATGTCATTGTAGCAGAGGTTCGGGAAACGAGTCGTAAGCCAGATGAGGTGAGATAAATTTAgattcttttgttcttttgggaaaagaaaataagaggtAGAAACTGAAAGCTTCAAAGCATAAACATTTATTGGTGTTCATGCAATAacctaattatttttaaatgtcGGTACTTTTAGTGTTACTTTAAGTTTAATGGCTGTGATTCTATGTTAGTATTTTATCATCTTTTCTTAGTTTCCGTTGATACTTTGACCTATGTTGTTGGGTTATACATAAACTTTGCTTTTGTTTTGACATGTTAGATGTACCCCTTGCTCGAAAGAATTAGTCCAAGGACAAGAAAGCTGGAGTTATTTGCTCGGATGCACAATGTTCATGGCGGGTATGCATTCTTGATCTACTTTTAGATCTTCAACTGAAAGTCTGAGTCTATTAGACATGCTTTTTTAAGAATGTTGCACCCCCGCGATCACATATGGAGGGAACTGTTATTGGGTTCTAACTTCTAATaatttatgttcttgattttaaGAGCTTGTTCGTTATCATGTCTTAGAACATAAGAATGTGATCTACTATATGTGATGTAAAAACTTAGTCCTTTCTGCTTGAAATATTGGTTTATGGTCAGTGCTAGTACAATAGAAtaaactctttttttcttcaattttaacAATTAAAGCTTGAAAATATCTCCATATCTAGTGGAACTAATTAGTTCTCTTCTCTAGTATGTTctcccaaaaaggaaaaaaaaaggggcagcccggtgcactaagcgcaaaaaaaaaaaaaaaaaaaaaaaaaaggattccTCAAAATTTTCTTATTAGTGAAGAGTTAGTTGTAGTAAACTTTATTAGACACCATtgcactgggtatgttgttgtattccTGGAGAAATAATTTAGTCTTCATATTCTTCCATTGCACTTAGTTAAGATAAGCTGTAAATGTAACGATCCATACATGTATCAGGTGGATGTCGCTTGGGAACCAACTACAAGGCGTACGATTAGTTGATGAAGGGCTTAGGGCACGGTTCAAGGCTGCATATCCAGATGTGGAGGTGCAACCTTCATCACCTCCAAGGCCATCTGTGATGGAAAtagattcaagttctaatcaAACGAGGAATGCGTTTGCTGGAGGGGAATCAAAGGCTGCAGGGACCCAGGTCGCTGAGGCCACTGCATCAGATGCAGCCTATGCAACTGAAGGAAAAGCAGTAAACCGTGATGTGGAGATGACTAGCTAATAACTTTGTTGCAAAACTAGTTCTCCCTGTAGTGCTATTAACGCATGTAGTCCAGGTAGTTTTGCCCTATTCAAGATTTTGCTGGTGGATGGTGGCACAATGAGTCACAATGTGCCTGCTGTTAACCATAAGAAAGAAGCCTTGCAGCTGTCTGAAGTATGATAGTTGATAAAATGTACTACTACCCTGTTTGTTGTTTCATCGAGAATAGGTAGTGTTTTACATGTAACTTGTAAGCAGGTATATCCTTTTAGCAAACTTAGTCCACTTGGTGAATGGATGCCCTGAGTTTTTGGTTGCAAGTGTAATCTACATCAAAGCTCAAGAATGATCAAACAGATACTCTTTTTCTGGCTACTGTACTTACCACTTTTTGCTATGGTTTTCTGTCCTTGCCCAAAGATCACTTAATTAATCGAGTTAGTATTAAATAATGTAAAGAGTTAACTTTATGAGTAATGTGCAataactacaaaaaaaaaaaaaaatctgatttttccCGTGTGTTTTTCCTGGCTCTTGAATCTTGCTATCGAAGTGCAACAACATACtcaatgtaatcccacaagtgggtttTTGGGAGGGTGGGGTGTACGCAGATTCTTTTGTAGGGATAGAGATGTTATTTCCGATAGATCCTCGGCCCAAGATAAGCCTTTCTTGAATCTAGCTATTGAAACGCTTTGCCTTATTTGgtgttttcttaaattttttactCCTATGTAACATTTTTAAGTCGTAAGATTTTAGAAAGAGCATGTATTTATCGTAGTatttttgttcttatcataACACAAACTGTAGATGCCAATTCGCTCATATATTATACTCCACACAAATttttaaggcttattttgaaccatgttttaaaagcctttttttttttttaatttgtttgagcactatttttgcctttttttaattcatttttttttcgcGATGCTAAAATAAATgatctctttcctaatttggaaataaattcactttatgaatgatttacagccacacaaattttcaagacttattttgaaccgcaagttttaaaagtcttccttttttttttttaaatgtcgtgtccagtcaaat
It includes:
- the LOC132029724 gene encoding N6-adenosine-methyltransferase MT-A70-like; protein product: METQSDGTDEVSTIKELRQQHESRIQTLHNTQLELISSLQQTILPNIVSSLDLSLQTISSINGKPFTPLPTTLPNTPNPNLHVPKISAPRVTELSRSSSDKERMVIDECGGPLLVVRAMVAVCLLERVPFSAIDSSTLLRKLENDSSNMEAEKAAIRELGGESGAIMAVEMALKSMAEDNGCVELENFVVSGKSRIMVLNIDRTRLLKELPESKQNEGGNRNSNSNSNQEMVKRVSDNNGGGVFGMWDHHPHMQGMMFPGNMVGPRGGHRGMVGMMGMPRGVGVPPPMPRPPMGPVLGGGGGNSIALLKPKSEEDEMKDLENMLNKKSFKELQKSKTGEELLDLIHRPTAKESAVAARFKSKGGSQVKEYCSALTKEDCRRQAGSYIACDKVHFRRIIAAHTDVNLGDCSFLDTCRHMKTCKYVHYELDSTPDVSPMMMGAGTLGPPKALKPQRAHYCSEVELGEPQWINCDIRSFRMDILGQFGVIMADPPWDIHMELPYGTMADDEMRTLNVPALQTDGLIFLWVTGRAMELGRECLELWGYKRVEEIIWVKTNQLQRIIRTGRTGHWLNHSKEHCLVGIKGNPEVNRNIDTDVIVAEVRETSRKPDEMYPLLERISPRTRKLELFARMHNVHGGWMSLGNQLQGVRLVDEGLRARFKAAYPDVEVQPSSPPRPSVMEIDSSSNQTRNAFAGGESKAAGTQVAEATASDAAYATEGKAVNRDVEMTS